One Sphingomonas sp. FARSPH DNA segment encodes these proteins:
- a CDS encoding prolyl hydroxylase family protein, with amino-acid sequence MTTLPILGNGADPRPIADRILSHAGVQKVPSAKLDLFVARDFLPPDLCAVLIERIDAVRRPSTIADPNGDAAFRTSETGDLSAADPIVQAVEARIAAFTGLDPAHGEPLQGQRYAVGQEFKGHTDYFDPDGVDFARYCTLAGNRTWTVMIYLNVPDAGGATRFKAVDKTIQPETGKLVAWSNRRPDESLNPATLHQGMKVRAGVKYVITKWFRERPWQ; translated from the coding sequence ATGACCACGCTTCCGATCCTCGGCAATGGCGCCGATCCGCGCCCGATCGCCGACCGCATCCTGTCGCACGCTGGCGTGCAGAAGGTGCCGAGCGCGAAGCTCGACCTGTTCGTCGCGCGCGATTTCCTGCCGCCCGACCTGTGCGCCGTGCTGATCGAGCGGATCGACGCGGTGCGCCGTCCCTCGACGATCGCCGACCCCAATGGCGACGCGGCCTTCCGCACCAGCGAGACGGGCGACCTTTCCGCCGCGGACCCGATCGTGCAGGCGGTCGAGGCGCGCATCGCCGCCTTCACCGGGCTCGACCCCGCGCATGGCGAGCCGTTGCAGGGGCAACGCTATGCGGTCGGGCAGGAGTTCAAGGGGCATACCGATTATTTCGATCCCGATGGCGTCGACTTCGCCCGCTATTGCACGCTGGCGGGCAACCGGACGTGGACGGTGATGATCTATCTCAACGTTCCCGACGCCGGCGGTGCGACGCGGTTCAAGGCGGTCGATAAGACGATCCAGCCCGAAACCGGCAAGCTCGTCGCGTGGAGCAACCGTCGCCCCGACGAATCGCTCAACCCCGCCACGCTGCATCAGGGGATGAAGGTGCGCGCCGGCGTCAAATATGTCATCACCAAATGGTTTCGCGAAAGACCGTGGCAATAA
- a CDS encoding TonB-dependent receptor domain-containing protein, with translation MQQQRLAFATLLLLSSTLTAPAVLAQTGGATPPPAQTSTTATSNTPTSDAATAQDPQATPADQEQVEVSAPGAQDLGDVVVVGRNIPNTVRSTAQIVSVLSSADIARTGEGDIAGALTRVTGLSVVGGGFVYVRGLGNRYSSSLLNGSPLPSPEPLRRSVPLDIFPTTIVGSALVQKTYSVNYPGEFGGGVINLTTKAIPEKNFLSGGATIAADDATTSELGYTYYGGGADWIGFDDGARKVPGFITSAPNGSGLIPAAQVAQLTNAPTTLLQRNNQLPANWSAELSGGSVFDLGGSRLGVIASLSASNTWRTRLSTQQDSVSENGQLRNDFRTLITDNRAVANALIGLGYEFGGNTVRWTNVYIHDTLKQARGSAATLYNNPSGLRFQQNTSWFERQLIESQLVGEFKLSDAFKIDARGAYANSKRNAPYERQFDYLCSNRTTTGLPIINDGVQQAGGFQCDGAYQVTQRFTPFASIIFSKLNEDLYTGQADASYKLDTDRPMTLSAGYFYQGTKRTSSRLQFNYQTSLGGGTAPQYPYNLLRPDYLLSPDVINNACPQTANTIPCTIQLQFNTPLGAYEYTAKLDVHAGYVQAEAEALDGVRAVIGVRYETGDERVTPIKSTTTRLKNDYFLPAATLTWNFAQDQQLRASFAKTISRPQFRELAPQQFRDPDSDRLFFGNPNLRDSQLYNLEARYEWFFGRDQRFTAAGFYKRIDNPIEQVGFYTGADDRLQTGFTYLPKATLYGGEVELQKYFKLGDVFGGDFFATRRALFIANYTYTKSKITADTSCVPDVSPGAQAANGCAAGFGRAFKLFRDGAPLTGQSDHLVNVQVGLEDTASLSQITLLFNYASDRVTNRGPSLLGGDRFQPDIIEHPGIRVDMVVRQGFEVAGGKWELKAEARNLTRTRYRESQTFANGNEVFINRYNLGRVFSLGLSTTF, from the coding sequence ATGCAGCAGCAGCGGCTCGCCTTCGCCACGCTCCTTCTTCTTTCCTCGACGCTGACGGCGCCGGCCGTGCTGGCCCAGACCGGCGGTGCGACGCCGCCGCCTGCGCAGACGTCGACCACCGCGACGTCAAACACGCCGACGTCCGACGCCGCGACCGCACAAGACCCCCAGGCGACGCCCGCCGACCAGGAACAGGTCGAGGTGTCCGCGCCGGGCGCGCAGGATCTGGGCGACGTCGTCGTCGTCGGCCGCAACATCCCGAATACGGTACGCAGCACCGCCCAGATCGTCTCCGTCCTGTCGAGCGCGGACATCGCGCGGACCGGCGAGGGCGACATCGCCGGCGCACTGACCCGCGTCACCGGCCTGTCGGTGGTCGGCGGCGGCTTCGTCTACGTCCGCGGGCTCGGCAACCGCTACAGCTCGTCGCTGCTCAACGGATCGCCGCTGCCGAGCCCAGAGCCGCTGCGCCGCTCGGTGCCGCTCGATATCTTCCCGACGACGATCGTCGGGTCGGCGCTGGTCCAGAAGACCTATTCGGTAAACTATCCCGGCGAATTCGGCGGCGGCGTCATCAACCTGACGACGAAGGCGATCCCCGAGAAGAACTTCCTGTCGGGCGGCGCGACGATCGCGGCGGACGATGCGACGACGAGCGAGCTCGGCTATACCTATTACGGTGGCGGCGCGGACTGGATCGGGTTCGACGACGGCGCGCGCAAGGTGCCCGGCTTCATCACCAGCGCGCCGAACGGATCGGGCCTGATCCCGGCGGCGCAGGTCGCGCAGCTGACCAATGCGCCGACGACCCTGCTCCAGCGCAACAACCAGCTGCCGGCGAACTGGTCGGCGGAGCTGAGCGGCGGCTCGGTGTTCGACCTGGGCGGATCGCGGCTCGGCGTCATCGCCTCGCTGAGCGCGAGCAACACATGGCGCACGCGCCTGTCGACGCAGCAGGACTCGGTCAGCGAGAACGGCCAGCTGCGCAACGATTTCCGCACGCTCATCACCGACAATCGCGCGGTCGCCAATGCACTGATCGGCCTCGGCTACGAATTCGGCGGAAACACCGTGCGGTGGACCAACGTCTATATCCACGACACGCTGAAGCAGGCGCGCGGCTCTGCGGCGACGTTGTACAACAACCCGTCGGGCCTGCGTTTCCAGCAGAATACGAGCTGGTTCGAGCGGCAGCTGATCGAAAGCCAGCTGGTCGGCGAGTTCAAGCTGTCCGACGCGTTCAAGATCGACGCGCGCGGCGCCTATGCCAATTCGAAGCGCAATGCACCGTACGAACGGCAGTTCGATTATCTCTGCTCCAACCGCACCACCACGGGCCTGCCGATCATTAATGACGGCGTGCAGCAGGCGGGCGGCTTCCAGTGCGACGGCGCCTATCAGGTGACGCAGCGCTTCACGCCCTTCGCTTCGATCATCTTCAGCAAGCTCAACGAGGATCTGTACACCGGTCAGGCGGACGCGTCGTACAAGCTTGACACCGATCGGCCGATGACGCTGTCGGCGGGCTATTTCTACCAAGGGACGAAGCGCACCTCGTCGCGGTTGCAGTTCAATTACCAGACGTCGCTGGGCGGCGGCACCGCGCCGCAATATCCGTACAACCTGTTGCGGCCCGACTATCTGCTGAGCCCGGACGTCATCAACAACGCCTGCCCGCAGACGGCGAACACGATTCCGTGCACGATCCAGCTGCAGTTCAACACGCCGCTGGGCGCGTATGAATATACCGCCAAGCTCGACGTTCATGCGGGATATGTGCAGGCGGAGGCCGAGGCGCTGGACGGCGTGCGCGCGGTGATCGGCGTGCGGTACGAGACGGGCGACGAGCGCGTGACGCCGATCAAGTCGACGACGACGCGGCTGAAGAACGATTACTTTCTGCCCGCCGCGACGCTGACCTGGAACTTCGCGCAGGATCAGCAGCTGCGGGCGAGCTTTGCCAAGACGATCTCGCGCCCGCAGTTCCGCGAACTGGCGCCGCAGCAGTTCCGCGACCCGGATTCGGATCGCCTGTTCTTCGGCAACCCGAACCTGCGCGATTCGCAGCTGTACAATCTCGAGGCGCGCTACGAATGGTTCTTCGGCCGCGATCAGCGGTTTACCGCGGCGGGCTTCTACAAGCGCATCGACAATCCGATCGAGCAAGTCGGCTTCTACACCGGCGCGGACGACCGGTTGCAGACGGGCTTCACCTATCTGCCCAAGGCGACGTTGTACGGCGGCGAGGTCGAGCTGCAGAAGTATTTCAAGCTGGGCGACGTGTTCGGCGGTGATTTCTTCGCGACACGGCGCGCCTTGTTCATCGCCAACTATACCTACACCAAGTCGAAGATCACCGCGGACACCAGCTGCGTGCCCGACGTGTCGCCGGGCGCGCAGGCGGCGAACGGCTGTGCCGCGGGCTTCGGCCGTGCGTTCAAGCTGTTCCGCGACGGCGCGCCGCTGACGGGGCAGTCGGACCATCTGGTCAACGTGCAGGTCGGCCTGGAGGACACCGCCTCGCTGTCGCAGATCACGTTGCTGTTCAACTATGCCAGCGACCGCGTCACCAATCGCGGCCCGTCGCTGCTGGGCGGCGACCGGTTCCAGCCGGACATCATCGAACACCCCGGCATCCGCGTCGACATGGTCGTGCGCCAGGGGTTCGAGGTCGCGGGCGGCAAATGGGAACTGAAGGCGGAGGCGCGCAACCTGACGCGCACGCGCTATCGCGAGAGCCAGACATTCGCGAACGGGAATGAAGTGTTCATCAACCGGTACAATCTGGGGCGGGTATTCAGCCTGGGGCTGAGCACGACGTTTTGA
- a CDS encoding HU family DNA-binding protein — protein sequence MNKQELIANVADTSGLAKGDATKAVEAVFDAITASLKKGDEVRLVGFGTFSVSKRKASTGRNPRTGEPMTIKASSQPKFKAGKGLKDSVN from the coding sequence ATGAACAAGCAAGAGCTGATTGCCAATGTTGCCGACACGTCGGGACTCGCGAAGGGGGATGCGACGAAGGCGGTCGAGGCGGTGTTCGACGCGATCACGGCCAGCCTGAAGAAGGGCGACGAAGTGCGTCTGGTCGGGTTCGGCACGTTTTCCGTGTCCAAGCGCAAGGCATCGACGGGACGCAACCCGCGCACCGGCGAGCCGATGACGATCAAGGCATCGAGCCAGCCCAAGTTCAAGGCGGGCAAGGGGCTGAAGGACTCGGTCAACTGA